A genomic region of Cannabis sativa cultivar Pink pepper isolate KNU-18-1 chromosome 1, ASM2916894v1, whole genome shotgun sequence contains the following coding sequences:
- the LOC115704054 gene encoding probably inactive receptor-like protein kinase At2g46850 — translation MFPWLLTFFILLLRLIADFAISHSLHERQFIAEPALVLNECNDTCGELKIPFPFHLNTSCGVVASNTNAFQLTCVNSTTLFLNIGSQKYRVVEFYSDGLLVNFPGPGSSSCRQYNDLNSFGFEENDNYAVSSENVLGLYDCEDSSLCKAECEAIDLPGCDGSGTTSPACCYPLSDHSVWRLGDKFSVFSKFGCRGFSSWVVLRTSTNSAKRGVKLEWAIPKNLSSAVCAANAYIANATAVKAGVRCLCQDGFVGDGFAKGKGCLISCIKDRKEVYGNECINKRHGDKKLVIIGGVLSSGFIVASFIALFCLLKRPVKLDSFDTNKSHFHDSVSFRKACTTRLFAYHELEEATKGFEEARKLVDGANGPMYAGVLADGSHIAVHKIQCENERDLMQVLSQIEVLSAVLHRNMARLLGCCIDLAYMPLVVYEYPSNGTLEEHLHQKREPKTGLEWPKRLNIAAETANILSFLHYEISPPIFHRDIKPGSIFLDENFSVKIAGFGVLFPTPRDTQKSHENFKFQKNDVCDLGIVLLQIIAGSNKLELVPNVALQKIRTGKLEEIVDPFLYYHEEPSCGREQIEIVADLATRCLLFGGDGKLGMVDVARELGHITRSDGVDGGGYGGGSKRVPALEETFSNSSLLQMISMSPDSIHLP, via the exons ATGTTCCCTTGGCTTCTGACTTTCTTTATCCTTCTTCTCAGATTGATTGCTGACTTTGCCATATCTCATTCTCTCCATGAACGACAATTTATAGCAGAACCTGCTCTGGTTCTAAATGAGTGTAACGACACGTGTGGAGAGCTCAAAATCCCATTTCCATTTCACTTGAACACTTCTTGTGGGGTGGTGGCCTCTAACACTAATGCTTTTCAACTCACTTGTGTGAATTCAACAACCCTTTTTCTCAACATAGGCTCTCAAAAGTACAGAGTTGTTGAATTTTACTCTGATGGTTTACTAGTGAACTTTCCTGGACCTGGTTCCTCTTCATGTCGTCAGTACAATGATCTCAACTCCTTTGGTTTTGAGGAAAACGACAACTATGCAGTGTCTTCTGAAAATGTCCTTGGGTTGTATGATTGTGAGGACTCTTCTTTGTGCAAAGCTGAATGTGAAGCCATTGACTTGCCTGGTTGTGATGGAAGTGGGACTACTTCCCCTGCTTGTTGCTATCCCTTGTCTGATCACAGCGTTTGGCGTCTTGGAGACAAGTTTTCAGTGTTTTCCAAGTTTGGCTGCAGAGGATTCTCCAGCTGGGTTGTTCTCAGAACCTCAACAAACTCGGCAAAGCGCGGGGTTAAGCTCGAATGGGCGATTCCAAAGAACTTGTCCAGTGCTGTTTGTGCTGCCAATGCTTATATTGCTAATGCCACGGCTGTCAAAGCAGGGGTGAGGTGTTTGTGTCAAGATGGGTTTGTTGGAGATGGTTTTGCTAAAGGGAAAGGGTGCTTAATAT CATGCATCAAAGACAGGAAGGAAGTGTACGGAAATGAGTGCATCAACAAAAGACACGGTGACAAGAAACTTGTGATTATAGGTG GAGTTCTTTCATCTGGTTTCATTGTTGCCTCTTTCATTGCACTCTTTTGCCTACTAAAACGTCCAGTGAAGCTCGACTCATTTGACACCAACAAATCTCATTTCCATGACAGTGTTTCATTTCGAAAAGCTTGTACAACTCGGCTATTCGCATACCATGAGCTAGAAGAAGCcacaaaaggattcgaagaggCTAGAAAACTAGTAGATGGTGCCAATGGACCAATGTACGCGGGTGTCCTTGCTGATGGATCACACATTGCTGTCCACAAAATACAATGCGAAAATGAAAGAGACTTAATGCAAGTCCTGTCTCAAATTGAGGTCTTATCTGCTGTTCTACACCGTAACATGGCTCGTCTTCTTGGCTGTTGTATTGACTTAGCCTATATGCCATTAGTAGTGTACGAGTACCCTTCAAATGGCACTTTAGAAGAACATTTACACCAAAAGAGAGAGCCAAAAACAGGTCTTGAATGGCCAAAAAGACTCAATATTGCTGCTGAAACAGCTAACATTCTTTCATTCCTTCACTATGAGATCTCTCCTCCCATATTCCACCGTGATATCAAACCAGGTTCCATCTTTCTAGATGAAAACTTCTCAGTCAAGATTGCGGGATTCGGTGTTTTATTCCCAACTCCCCGAGATACACAAAAGAGCCATGAAAATTTCAAGTTTCAGAAGAATGATGTGTGTGATTTAGGCATAGTTCTTCTTCAAATCATTGCAGGGTCAAATAAATTGGAGTTAGTACCAAACGTGGCATTACAGAAAATAAGAACAGGGAAGCTAGAAGAGATAGTTGATCCATTTCTTTACTACCATGAAGAACCGAGTTGTGGTAGAGAACAGATTGAGATAGTTGCAGACTTGGCCACAAGATGCTTGCTTTTTGGTGGGGATGGTAAGCTTGGAATGGTTGATGTGGCTAGAGAATTGGGACACATAACAAGATCTGATGGAGTTGATGGAGGTGGTTATGGTGGTGGGAGTAAAAGAGTTCCTGCTTTGGAAGAAACTTTCTCAAACTCGAGCCTTCTTCAGATGATATCTATGTCTCCTGATTCAATACATCTGCCTTGA